ATTTAAAGATGTTGCTGGTATTTCGGAGATTAAAGCTGAACTTGAAGAAATAGTTGACTTTTTAAACTCTCCTAAAAAATATATTTCTCATGGAGTCAAACTTCCAAAAGGTGTACTTTTAGTAGGTCCTCCAGGTGTTGGTAAAACGCTTATTGCAAGAGCTGTTGCAGGAGAAGCTGATGTCCCATTTTTCTATCAAAGTGGAGCTAGTTTTGTTCAAATATATGTTGGTATGGGAGCAAAAAAAGTAAGAGAGTTATTTATAAAAGCAAAAGCTAGTGCTCCTGCTATTGTATTTATTGATGAGATTGATGCAATTGGTAAAAAAAGAACTGGTACATCAAATGATGAAAGAGAAGCAACACTAAATGAACTTTTAACTCAAATGGATGGTTTTGAGGGAGATAGTGGAGTTATTGTAATAGCTGCAACAAATAAAATTGATGTGTTAGATGATGCCTTATTAAGAGCAGGAAGATTTGATAGAAGGGTATTTTTAAATTTACCAAATATAGAAGATAGAAAACATATCTTAGAGCTTTATTTAAAAGGTAAAAATATTGAATTTAATGTAGAAAAACTTGCAGATACAACAGCTGGTTTCTCTTCTGCTGCACTTGCTACTTTGGTAAATGAAGCTTTATTAAATATGATAAAAAGAGAATCAAAAGTTTTAGAAGATGAAGATATTGAAATAGCAAAAAATAAATTGCAGTTTGGAAAAAAACAAACAAAAATCTTAAATGAGAAACAAAAAGAGATTTTATCTATTTATCAAGCAAGTAAAGCTTTTGTTTGTAAAAGTAAAGTTTCACTTTTTGATGAAGATGTACCTAAATTAGAATCGACTTATCCCTCATATAATGAACTTATAGAAAATATCAAAAGATATTTAGCTGGTAGCATTGGTGTTGAAGTTATTAAAAAAGAACAACATGCAGTTAATAGTGATGATTTAAAGCATGCTATGAAGATTGCTTTAAATATGGTTGAAAAATATAAGATGGCAAATGATGCAAATGAACTTATAAATAGAGTCAAAAATGAGTTAAGAGCAGAGCTTTCACATAATGCAATTGAAATTAATAGACTAAAAGAGATTATGTTAAAAAATGAGGTGATTTTAGAAAATGATTTCTAAGTATTATAATGGATTTTGTTTAAAGGATGAAAAAGAGCTATTTAATCAATATTTAGTTGAAAATGATTTTACTATTAGTGGTTTTTCTTATGGTGCAATCAAAGCTTTTAAACAAGCTTTAAAAAGTGAAAAAAGAGTTGATTTACTGCAACTTTTTTCTC
The window above is part of the Malaciobacter marinus genome. Proteins encoded here:
- a CDS encoding AAA family ATPase — encoded protein: MSQDSNNKLDKNLKLMILSATILLVLFIYTMYKSSTQIEGSSYYVGLLFLFLLLIFAIFLKLKQNKIKEFFDKKGIKTSAFEKELSKQKEHSISKEDVDSSSNIKAVTSNLSFKDVAGISEIKAELEEIVDFLNSPKKYISHGVKLPKGVLLVGPPGVGKTLIARAVAGEADVPFFYQSGASFVQIYVGMGAKKVRELFIKAKASAPAIVFIDEIDAIGKKRTGTSNDEREATLNELLTQMDGFEGDSGVIVIAATNKIDVLDDALLRAGRFDRRVFLNLPNIEDRKHILELYLKGKNIEFNVEKLADTTAGFSSAALATLVNEALLNMIKRESKVLEDEDIEIAKNKLQFGKKQTKILNEKQKEILSIYQASKAFVCKSKVSLFDEDVPKLESTYPSYNELIENIKRYLAGSIGVEVIKKEQHAVNSDDLKHAMKIALNMVEKYKMANDANELINRVKNELRAELSHNAIEINRLKEIMLKNEVILENDF